In one Aromatoleum aromaticum EbN1 genomic region, the following are encoded:
- the acnA gene encoding aconitate hydratase AcnA has translation MLHTLFDTLQTFSTPTGRSGRYYSLPALETAGVATVSRLPVSIRIVLEAVLRHCDGRKITEDHVRQLAGWTANAPRTAEIPFVVARVVLQDFTGVPLLCDLAAMRNVAADMGKDPKLIEPLVPVDLVVDHSVQVDHYGSPLALRQNMELEFQRNRERYQFMKWGMQAFDTFRVVPPGIGIVHQVNLEYLFRGVRGHDTGDGMLYYPDTLVGTDSHTTMINGLGVVGWGVGGIEAEAGMLGQPVYLLTPDVVGVELKGRLNEGVTATDLVLTVTELLRRHKVVGKFVEFFGEGTASLTVTDRATLANMAPEYGATMGFFPIDDKTVAYMRGTGRSDAECELFEAYFRAQQLFGVPQAGEIDYSETVTLDLASIVPSLAGPKRPQDRIPLSDMEDMFDRLFSRPASENGFGQPEAALGTRFPTKLPGVDLGHGDILIAAITSCTNTSNPAVLIAAGLLAKKAVAKGLRVKPHVKTSLAPGSRVVTDYLQKAGLLEPLAELGFALAGYGCTTCIGNSGDLAPELNEAIGEHNVVAAAVLSGNRNFEARIHPNIRANFLASPPLVVAFAIAGRANVDLTENPLGTGVDGHHVYLKDIWPTSDEIAAVMPYAMDPATFKRLYSDFTKDHDLWNEISAPAGQVYAWPESTYIARPPFFEGFSPQPGAVADIKGARVLLMLGDSVTTDHISPAGSFRETTPAGQWLIAKGVAKQDFNSYGSRRGNHDVMVRGTFANVRIRNMMLPPKQDGSRVEGGYTLLDDRQMTVFDAAMAYMATGTPTVIFAGEEYGTGSSRDWAAKGTQLLGVRAVIARSFERIHRSNLVGMGVLPLQFKGQDSWESLGFVGDETFDVLGIDATLKPQQDLSLVAHRRNGERIEVPVLCRIDTPVEVDYYRHGGILSYVLREILGRVQ, from the coding sequence ATGCTCCATACTCTGTTCGACACGCTCCAGACCTTCTCCACCCCCACCGGGCGCAGCGGCCGCTATTACTCGTTGCCGGCACTGGAGACCGCCGGCGTCGCGACGGTCTCGCGCCTGCCGGTGTCGATCCGCATCGTCCTGGAAGCCGTGCTGCGCCATTGCGACGGCAGGAAAATCACCGAAGACCACGTGCGCCAGCTCGCCGGCTGGACTGCGAACGCGCCGCGTACCGCCGAGATTCCGTTCGTCGTCGCCCGCGTCGTGCTGCAGGACTTTACCGGCGTGCCGCTGCTGTGCGATCTGGCGGCGATGCGCAACGTCGCGGCCGACATGGGCAAGGACCCGAAGCTGATCGAACCGCTCGTGCCGGTGGATCTGGTCGTCGACCATTCCGTGCAGGTCGATCACTACGGCTCGCCGCTCGCGCTGCGGCAGAACATGGAACTCGAATTCCAGCGCAACCGCGAGCGCTACCAGTTCATGAAATGGGGGATGCAGGCATTCGACACGTTCCGCGTCGTGCCGCCGGGCATCGGCATCGTCCACCAGGTCAATCTCGAATATCTGTTCCGCGGCGTGCGCGGGCACGACACCGGCGATGGCATGCTGTATTACCCGGACACGCTGGTCGGCACCGACTCGCACACGACGATGATCAACGGCCTCGGCGTCGTCGGCTGGGGTGTCGGCGGGATCGAAGCCGAAGCCGGCATGCTGGGCCAGCCGGTCTACCTGCTGACGCCGGACGTCGTCGGCGTCGAACTGAAGGGGCGACTGAACGAAGGCGTCACGGCGACCGACCTCGTGCTGACCGTCACCGAACTGCTGCGCCGGCACAAGGTCGTCGGCAAGTTCGTCGAGTTCTTCGGCGAAGGCACCGCCAGCCTGACCGTCACCGACCGGGCGACGCTCGCCAACATGGCCCCTGAATATGGCGCGACGATGGGCTTCTTCCCGATCGATGACAAGACTGTCGCCTACATGCGCGGCACCGGTCGCAGCGACGCCGAGTGCGAACTGTTCGAAGCCTATTTCCGGGCGCAGCAGCTGTTCGGCGTGCCGCAGGCGGGCGAGATCGACTACTCGGAGACGGTGACGCTCGATCTGGCATCGATCGTCCCGTCGCTCGCCGGTCCGAAGCGGCCGCAAGACCGCATCCCGCTGTCCGACATGGAAGACATGTTCGACCGGCTGTTCTCCCGGCCGGCGAGCGAAAACGGCTTCGGCCAGCCGGAAGCTGCACTCGGCACGCGTTTTCCGACGAAGCTGCCGGGCGTCGACCTCGGCCATGGCGACATCCTCATCGCCGCGATCACGTCCTGCACGAACACCAGCAACCCGGCCGTGCTGATCGCCGCCGGCCTGCTGGCGAAGAAAGCGGTGGCGAAAGGGTTGCGCGTGAAACCTCACGTCAAGACTTCGCTCGCGCCGGGCTCGCGCGTCGTCACCGACTACCTGCAGAAGGCCGGGTTGCTCGAGCCGCTCGCCGAGCTCGGCTTTGCGCTGGCCGGCTACGGCTGCACGACCTGCATCGGCAACTCGGGCGATCTCGCGCCGGAGCTCAACGAGGCGATCGGCGAGCATAACGTCGTCGCCGCCGCAGTGCTGTCCGGCAACCGCAATTTCGAAGCGCGCATTCATCCGAACATCCGCGCCAACTTTCTCGCGTCGCCGCCGCTCGTGGTCGCGTTCGCGATCGCGGGGCGGGCCAACGTCGATCTCACCGAGAACCCGCTGGGCACCGGAGTGGACGGCCACCATGTGTACCTGAAGGACATCTGGCCGACGTCCGACGAGATCGCCGCAGTGATGCCTTATGCGATGGATCCGGCGACTTTCAAGCGCCTGTATTCCGACTTCACGAAAGACCACGACCTGTGGAACGAGATCTCGGCGCCGGCGGGACAGGTGTACGCGTGGCCGGAGTCGACCTACATCGCGCGTCCGCCGTTCTTCGAAGGTTTCTCGCCTCAACCCGGCGCCGTCGCCGACATCAAGGGCGCGCGCGTGCTGCTGATGCTCGGCGACTCGGTCACGACCGACCACATCTCGCCGGCCGGTTCGTTCAGGGAGACAACTCCGGCAGGGCAGTGGCTGATCGCCAAGGGCGTCGCGAAGCAGGATTTCAACTCTTACGGCTCGCGGCGAGGCAATCACGACGTGATGGTGCGCGGCACTTTTGCCAACGTGCGGATCAGGAACATGATGCTGCCGCCGAAACAGGACGGCTCGCGCGTCGAAGGGGGCTACACGCTTCTCGACGACCGGCAGATGACGGTGTTCGACGCCGCGATGGCCTACATGGCGACCGGCACGCCGACGGTGATCTTCGCCGGCGAGGAGTACGGCACCGGCTCGAGCCGCGACTGGGCCGCGAAAGGCACGCAGCTGCTCGGCGTCAGGGCCGTCATCGCCAGAAGTTTCGAGCGCATCCATCGCTCGAATCTCGTTGGCATGGGCGTGCTGCCGCTGCAGTTCAAGGGCCAGGACTCGTGGGAGAGCCTCGGTTTCGTCGGCGACGAGACGTTCGACGTCCTCGGCATCGATGCGACGCTCAAACCCCAGCAGGATCTGTCGCTGGTCGCGCACCGGCGCAATGGCGAGAGGATCGAGGTCCCGGTGTTGTGCCGCATCGACACGCCGGTCGAGGTCGATTACTACCGTCATGGTGGCATCCTGTCGTATGTACTGCGGGAGATTCTCGGGCGCGTGCAATAG